From the Euphorbia lathyris chromosome 6, ddEupLath1.1, whole genome shotgun sequence genome, one window contains:
- the LOC136233224 gene encoding G-type lectin S-receptor-like serine/threonine-protein kinase At1g11330 — protein MRLTVDQRTGKKAVLSSWKSHSDPSIGRFSLEIDPNPIPQAVIWNGSSPYWRSGPWNGQIFIGIPFMNDVYLDGFTLVPADKNGVLTFSFNYVDESVLYNYVLSSDGEFSQRNWIDESKSWEIIDWFTPQTQCDVYGTCGLFGVCNPQDSPICSCLRGFEPKNADEWGKGNWSGGCARRRSLQCGIISNGSELGKQDGFLKLELVKVPDFAHWSTLPEHDCEERCLNNCSCVAYSYYRGFGCLTWSRDLIDTQKFSRGGADLHFRVAHLELDKTKRNNIKVIVSITVFAGAFSVLICAFFLWRMAKLKARKRKRMKILFNGKRNRNQSTISDVNRLIDDQVKLQELPVFDLQMLTAATDNFDIANKLGQGGFGPVYKGKLSDAQEIAVKRLSKASGQGHEEFVNEVVLISKLQHRNLVRLFGCCVEGEEKMLVYEYMPNKSLDAFLFDPKRKQLLDWRKRFHIVEGICRGLLYLHRDSRLRIIHRDLKPSNILLDHELNPKISDFGMARIFGGNDDQGATNRVVGTYGYMSPEYAMEGRFSEKSDVFSLGVLLLEITSGRRNTSFYESGEGLSLLGYAWKLWNQNKIGDLVDEVLSESDPNSKAEIFRCIHVGLLCVQEFARDRPNSSTVLSMLNSEIMDLPTPKQPAFSTAQIGLESDPQSKFSANMVTVTVVDGR, from the exons ATGAGGCTTACTGTTGATCAAAGAACGGGCAAAAAGGCGGTGTTGAGCTCCTGGAAAAGCCATTCTGATCCATCAATTGGGAGATTCTCCCTCGAAATTGATCCGAATCCAATCCCTCAAGCTGTTATCTGGAATGGAAGTAGTCCATATTGGCGGAGCGGTCCGTGGAATGGTCAGATTTTCATTGGGATTCCTTTTATGAATGATGTTTATCTTGATGGATTTACTCTTGTTCCTGCTGATAAAAATGGGGTTTTGACATTTAGTTTCAATTATGTTGATGAATCTGTTCTTTATAACTATGTTTTGAGTTCCGACGGAGAGTTTTCGCAACGAAATTGGATTGATGAGAGTAAAAGTTGGGAGATTATTGATTGGTTTACTCCACAAACTCAGTGTGATGTTTATGGAACTTGTGGTTTGTTTGGTGTTTGTAATCCTCAGGATTCTCCAATCTGTAGTTGTTTACGAGGGTTCGAGCCGAAAAACGCAGATGAATGGGGGAAAGGAAATTGGAGTGGAGGTTGTGCAAGAAGAAGATCGTTGCAATGTGGGATCATAAGCAATGGAAGTGAATTGGGGAAACAGGACGGGTTTCTGAAGCTCGAACTGGTGAAAGTCCCGGATTTCGCGCACTGGTCTACTCTACCGGAACATGATTGTGAAGAACGTTGCTTGAATAATTGTTCTTGTGTTGCTTATTCATATTATAGAGGTTTTGGTTGCTTGACATGGAGTAGAGACTTGATTGATACTCAGAAGTTCTCTCGAGGCGGAGCTGATCTTCATTTTCGTGTCGCGCATTTAGAACTCG ATAAGACGAAGAGAAACAACATCAAAGTTATTGTCAGCATAACTGTGTTTGCCGGAGCATTTTCTGTTCTTATTTGTGCGTTTTTCCTGTGGAGGATGGCGAAGCTTAAAG caagaaaaaggaaaagaatgaAGATACTATTCAACGGGAAGCGAAATCGAAATCAATCAACGATTTCCGACGTAAACAGGCTCATAGACGACCAAGTTAAGCTCCAGGAACTGCCCGTTTTCGATTTACAGATGCTAACAGCAGCAACAGACAACTTTGACATAGCTAATAAGCTCGGACAGGGTGGTTTTGGTCCCGTATACAAG GGGAAACTGTCTGATGCACAAGAAATAGCAGTCAAAAGGCTGTCAAAAGCATCCGGGCAAGGACACGAAGAATTCGTGAACGAGGTCGTTCTGATATCGAAATTGCAGCATCGAAACCTCGTTCGACTCTTTGGATGTTGTGTTGAAGGAGAAGAAAAGATGTTAGTGTATGAATACATGCCAAATAAAAGCTTGGATGCATTCCTATTCG ATCCGAAACGAAAACAGCTTCTAGATTGGAGAAAACGTTTCCACATTGTTGAAGGAATCTGTAGAGGTCTTCTTTACCTTCACAGGGACTCAAGATTACGAATTATTCATCGCGATTTGAAGCCGAGTAACATCCTGTTAGACCACGAACTCAATCCGAAAATATCAGATTTCGGAATGGCTAGGATTTTCGGAGGCAATGATGATCAAGGTGCCACGAATAGGGTTGTCGGAACATA CGGTTACATGTCGCCGGAATATGCAATGGAAGGGCGATTCTCGGAGAAATCGGATGTTTTTAGCCTCGGAGTTTTGCTTCTGGAGATTACAAGTGGAAGAAGAAACACTAGCTTTTATGAAAGTGGGGAGGGTTTGAGTCTTCTAGGATAT GCATGGAAATTATGGAATCAAAACAAGATTGGGGATCTAGTAGATGAAGTACTATCTGAATCTGATCCAAATAGTAAAGCAGAAATCTTTAGATGCATACATGTAGGATTGCTGTGTGTGCAAGAGTTTGCCAGAGATAGGCCTAATTCATCAACTGTTCTATCAATGTTAAATAGTGAAATTATGGATCTTCCAACTCCGAAACAACCCGCATTTTCTACAGCTCAAATCGGGTTAGAATCGGACCCCCAAAGTAAATTTTCGGCTAACATGGTAACCGTCACAGTTGTTGATGGCCGATGA